Proteins found in one Blastocatellia bacterium genomic segment:
- a CDS encoding DMT family transporter: MAAHPLLVGRHRLTRSGELWMVGCIVGYVASYLFDRVAVAHVDPLIGPLFRRLPSLLMGVILIFVQQTAAQLNPSSEKFVGRTTIGIFLISGVLQTFGAFSYYYALRFGGVTLTAPITQTLVLWGAIAGWVYLGERFSPKGLMGIAIVSIGIMLLSYGQSRGVAVSEQWVYAVPLALVSAMTWGIGGVLWRDGQLRGAHQSTSIFLQFSSSIFLTILVLALMGRLEAIAEASGRDLLILSGSGILSGIIGVYCMFMALRLMSVARVYTLYSLVTIVSVVLAYVVLGEYINRVMLIGILLTCFGVVLVQTFKPARERVA, translated from the coding sequence ATGGCAGCGCACCCCTTGCTGGTTGGTCGTCACCGTCTAACCCGATCGGGCGAGCTGTGGATGGTTGGATGTATTGTGGGTTATGTCGCGTCTTACTTATTCGACCGAGTCGCTGTTGCTCATGTTGATCCGTTGATTGGCCCGTTGTTTCGGCGATTGCCGAGCTTGTTAATGGGGGTCATTTTGATTTTCGTTCAACAGACAGCAGCGCAATTGAATCCATCCTCTGAAAAGTTTGTGGGTCGAACGACGATTGGGATTTTTCTAATTTCTGGTGTGCTGCAAACGTTTGGGGCCTTTTCTTATTATTATGCGCTTCGGTTTGGTGGGGTCACGTTGACAGCGCCGATCACCCAAACGCTCGTATTATGGGGCGCGATTGCCGGGTGGGTTTACTTGGGCGAGCGGTTTAGTCCAAAAGGGTTGATGGGGATTGCGATTGTCTCCATAGGGATCATGTTGCTCAGCTATGGGCAGAGCCGTGGCGTGGCTGTCTCGGAGCAATGGGTCTATGCTGTGCCGCTGGCCTTGGTGAGCGCGATGACGTGGGGAATCGGCGGCGTGTTGTGGCGCGATGGTCAGTTGCGAGGCGCCCATCAATCTACTTCGATCTTTTTGCAATTCAGTTCTTCTATTTTTCTGACCATTCTCGTGCTGGCGCTCATGGGGCGGCTGGAAGCGATTGCAGAGGCCAGTGGGCGAGACTTGTTGATTCTCTCTGGCAGCGGGATTTTATCCGGCATCATCGGCGTCTACTGCATGTTCATGGCTTTGCGGTTGATGTCGGTGGCCAGGGTCTATACGCTCTACTCGCTGGTGACGATTGTATCGGTGGTGTTGGCGTATGTGGTGTTAGGCGAATATATCAATAGGGTGATGCTGATAGGAATTTTGCTGACGTGTTTTGGAGTGGTGCTGGTGCAGACATTCAAGCCAGCGCGCGAGCGGGTCGCTTGA